In Leptolyngbya subtilissima AS-A7, the sequence AGCCCGAGCCTCGCGGCGAAACCGCACCTTGGCGCGCTCTAGGGATAGCTCACTGCCCGCCTTGGGGCAGAGTTGCTTAATCACGCAGTAGGGTTCCCCCGGCAGGGTGGCGTTTTGAGCGAGATAGGTAACGCCAAAGCCGCCCTGACCCAGCTTTTTCAGCACGCGGTAGCGATCGCGAAACAGCCGATGCGACTGGTAATAGTGGCGAATTTCAGAATTGGCTGCCCGGTCGAGGGCTTGGCCCGGTGAATTGACCATATATGCTTGTCCTGGCCTCAAAAGAGGGGAAGATGCCTGTTTCCCGGTTCAATAATGAGCCAACCGAGCCGTAGCCCAATGGCAGCTAAAAATGCGCAGGAACACAAAACGCTAGTACATCCAGAGCTAACCGCAGTGCAGGGTTATCCACTACCTTAGCAATTCTCCCAACAATACTTAGAAACTTAATAGTTGAGTGGCGGCAATACTACATTAGTAGCAACGATTAAAAATTAGGGTATCACGACAGGCCAGCTCTACTCAGCTATAGGTCTCATCTCTATCCAAAGGCGGATTTTTCCTCCGGAAGGATTTGGCTCCTGTATTAATTTGGGCGATGCAAGGACATTTTTTTACGCATTGTCCTTTAGGTGCATGCCCCAAAGCGGCCTCGCCGCAACGGTTGTAGCACTTCCAGAGATCTGACGCCAACGGACCCCTCTCCTGCCTAGCCTCTAAAGTTTTCTTAAAACCCCAAGTCGGCGCGGGCCATTTCTGAGGCTTTAAACACCACCTCGTCAGGCAGCTCTTCCCAGGCAGTAGCTCCTACTTGAGTATAAAAAGTGCTGTCATAGGGACGGGTGCGCACCACCACGGGCATGGGCACCGCATGGCCCAGCACCAGCGCCTGCTGCTTAGAGTCGAGCTTGGCCAGCACCGATCGCAGGCTCTGTCCCCCCGACACGCCGGTAAAGATGGCGTCGATATCTTTCTCGTCGTTGAGCAGGGCGGTAATGCGGGTGCCGATCTGCGACATCACCTCGTTGTCAATGCCCGAGGGCCGCTGGTCAACCACTAGCAAGGTGACAAAATATTTGCGCATTTCCCGAGCGATGGTGCCAAAGATGGTCTGTCGGGCGGTGGCCGGGTCGAGAAAGCGGTGAGCCTCTTCGATAGTGATCATCAGCTGGCGGGGTCGGTCCACCACGTTCTTAGTCTGCAAGAAGCGATCGGCCTTTTTGACGTAGCTGGCGTGAATGCGCCGGGCGATTACGTTGGTGGCCAGCATGTAAGCTAGCATGTTCGACTGAGAGCCAAACTCCACCACCACATGCTTGCCCTCGTCGATGGCCGCGAGAATCTGGGTGATGTAGTTGGTGCCGCTGGCCGCCTTCATATATTTAATGTCGGCCAGCCGCGTCAGCTTGCGCTGCAGCGCCATGATCGACGACTTGCTACCCATCTTGGTCTCGCAGAATTCCTGAATTTCCTCGTTGGTCATGGTCAGCAGACGGTTGATCCAGGCCTTGCCAAACTCGTTGCGCAGAATGATGGCGTTTTCCAGGCTGGCCTCCGATAGATTCAGCTCGCCCCGCACCAGATTCAGGTCTTCCACATCGATCTGGTCAAAGCTGATGTATAGCTCCTGGGCATCGCGCACGCCGCGTCGCTGGGTAGCCTCGGGATCGAGGGTAAACATCTGCACCTGGCCGGGAAACAGCTGCCTTAACCCCTTGACAGTGCTAAACTGCTTGCCCTCGCTAACGGCCTCCCAGCCGTACTCTGAGTGCATATCAAAGATTAAATTCACTGCCGCCTGCCGCTGAATAATGCCCGCTAGCAGCAGCCGGGTGAGAAACGATTTGCCCGTGCCCGACTTACCAAAGATGCCGTTGCTGCGCTCCACAAAGCGATCGAGATCCAGACAGACTGGCACCTCCATATCGATGGGTTGACCGATCGCAAAGTTCCGCCGATGGGGGTCGTCTTCCCAGCCAAAGATGATGCGAAAGTCGCGATCGCTGGCGTCATACACCTGACTAAAGTGGGCCGGAATCGTCTTTACCGGCAGCAGTTCCACGTCAGCGCTACTCTGCACCTCCATCGACCCGTAGCTGCTGTCAACCCCTTTTTTCTTTGCTTTCCCCTTACTCCCTACTCCTTCACCCTCCTGCTGCGTAAACATCAGCATCGGTGTCAGGTTGATCGTGCCGTAAGTGCCCGTCCCGGCCAGCACCTCCTGCAAAAACAGGTTTGACGGCTCCGGCGGGTGGGCCAGAATGCGCTGGCTCCCGGTGCCTAGGGTGACGTCGGTGAGCATGCAAAAGAACTGCGATCGCTGCCCCTGCACCACCAGAAACTTGCCCACCCGCATGTCTTCTACCGAAATATCGGGGTGCAGGCGCACCTCTAGCCCCTGGCTCAGCGAACCTTGGATGACCGACCCCAGCGGCTGACTCATCCCCATCAGGCAGTCCTCGTACGGTATGGTGTTGGCCCTAAGGGCCTAGAGTAGAGCGCCAGCGGCACACAACATGCCTTAGAGTTGGGTTCCACTTTGTTTCACCCAACCTACGCAAGCCTTCAGTTTTCTGTTGACAGCGCTTTCGCCCCGTCAACTCCGCCAATTCTAATACACTTGTCCTGGTTGGCTCAACTTTGATCAAAAATGTCCTGGGCTACCGAGTTCGATAGCTCAGGACAAAATCGCAACCAAGACACGGCAAGTCCAAAGAGTAGAGTCAAACCTAAATCAAGCCTTTAAAACTGGATGCCGACGCCGCCCTGCACCGAGATAGCCATATTGTTACCTTGGCGGTAGGCATCAAAGGCAAAAATAGCGTTGCCAAAGGCGACTAAGTTGCTATTGGGAAACAGATGGTCAATGCCCGGCTGAACGACAAAAGCTGTCTTGTCACCCACAATAGAGGGGTCATCGCCGCCGCCGCCGACAAACGAGGCCCCGGCTCCCACATACACATCGGTATTCCAGCTCAGCGGCACGTCGTAGGAAACGGTGGGCACAAACGCAAAGTCACCGCCAAAAATAAAGCCCTGGGCCCGCAGCGAAACCGGATATTGCAACAGGCGATAGCGGCCAGAGATTACGCCTTGTACACCGCCACCTTGACCGGTAGCCGCGTCGCTGGTTAAGCCTATGCCGGCCCCGATGCCGACATAGCTACCGTAGGCTACCTGGGCCTCGGCGGCCTCTGGAGCGATCGCCGCACCCGTAGCGGTAGTGGTCACTGCTAGCAGAGCAGCCCCTGCCGTACGCCCCATCCAACGCCCTAAGCTTTTCATGGAGTTACTCCTCAACCCTTCAAACGATTGTGTGTTGGCTGACTGTGCGGGCTTACCGATGCCGACCCGAACCCATGGCTGTAGGGCGATTTTGGCCCTTATACCCTTAGTCTGCCGATAAGCTTACTGCATGGTTCAGATTTCGACACACCAAATTTTCCTAGTCGGTAAGATTGTTAAGGAGAAATCCGAGGCCAGGGGCAGAGGTCTCCGCTAGAGAAGCAGCACATCGACGAAAATGGCGTGTCCATCTACCGCAAATGGCTTGTTTGAGCACCAAGTCTATATAGCTTAAGTGAAGGAACCAACGGGAGGACTCAGGCTCAATGGCAGACGGGTATTCTGAGGTTAACTAGCTGACAACTAACACTGCGATCGCTGTGATGAACGATTCCAAAGCCCTCTTTGACTACTGGCACAGCAAAGTACGCCTCAAAAATCTGAGCATTGTCTCTTCCCCTGGCCATGTTGAAACCCATCGTCTGCGCCACGATTGCACCAACTACGACAACCTCCGCGCCAGCCGCGAAGTCGCGCTGCTAGACGAGCTAGAACGCAGTCAGGTCATTGCCGTCATCAAATACCAGTGCACAGCCCAGGTGCTTCAACGGCGGGCAGGCTTTCTCAACAGCCACATCGCAGAGCTTCAGAGCGAAGTTCAAGATCTCGCCCATACCAAGGGCAAGTTTCAAAAGATTATCCAAGCGCTGCAGGAAATCATCTTCGGTAAGGATCAAGATATTCAGGCGCTGCAAAACCGCATCTCTATTCTGGAGACAGAAAACGAGACCTTAAGAGCCGAAACTGAGCAGGCCAAAGCGTATAGCGAGCTTCTCCAAGAGTTTGAAACCCTCAAGAAAGAATTTGGGAAAGTCGCTAAGCGCAAGCAAGAACTTGCCAAAAACAATCAGAGTCTTGGCGGTCGAGTAAGCCATACCAACCGCTTCCGGAACGAGCGCGACGCAGCGCGGGCGGCGGCAGAAGAGCTGCGCCAAAAGCTGGCTCAGGTTACAGACCAGAACCAACAACTCCACAGCGAAAACGAGGCGCTAAAGTCAGAACTCTCTCAGCTCCGTCAGCAGACCAAGCTAGGCATTGTAGAAATTAGCCGCAATGGGAATTAACGACTTAAAGGCTAGAACCTATGAGTTAGCCGGTGTGACTACTACCCGGCAGCTCAAAGCTAAATACGCGGCGATTGCTCAACTCAACCTCCGCCTCAAAGCCTCCTGGAAAGAAGCGATCGCCGTTCTACAGACGAACCCAGCCAGCAATAGCACCCCAGCCAAAGCCATCGCCGAGTTAAGAGCTGAGGTTTATACGCTGGCCCAGGTCTCCACAACTCAGCAGCTCAAAACTAAGTACGAGCATCTAAGGGCACTTAACTTCAGCTTCAAAACGTCCTGGGAAAAGGCTCTCATCCTCTTGAGTGCCAACCAACAGGACTTTCGAGCCTGGCTGGCCAGCCCGCCCGAAGAGTATAAGGCCCTATTTGCCGAAATTGAAACAGTTTCCGATGGCTTTAACTCCAAGCTGGAGAAGGCCAAACAGTTGGGACAAGAAGCTCGGGCGATGGCCATCAGCCTTGAACAGCTAGCTGAGGAATCCCAAGAGGAAGCAGAACAGCTGCGGCAAGAGGCCGAAACTGCCCACCAGATTGCTCAGCAGGCGAATCTCAACTAGCTGAAACCCGCAATCAGCCCGTATTGCGCATCCCTGCTGCGATGCCGTTGATGGTGAGCAGCGCCCCTCGCAGCAGTTCGCCCTGGCTGTAGCGCGATCGAATCACCCCCGTTGCCGCCTGGTCTTTGTACTGGCGCAGGCGTTTTAGCAGGGCCACCTGCAAAAAGCCCAGAGGCACGATGGTGCCGTTGCGCAAGTAGACCGATCGCTGCAAATCGGGGTCACCGTCGAGCAGGCGCTCGCAGTCAGTAATCCGTAGCACCATGTCACGGGTCAAGTAAAACTCTTGGGAAATGGTGCTAAACAGATCCAAAAACCGCTCTTTGTCTTCGGGGGTGGTGAGTTCGCGCACGTAGTGCTCAGCAATTTGTAGATCGACCTTAGCCAGGGTCATCTCCACCTTGGAGATCACCATCTTAAAGAAGGGCCACTTGCTGTAGAAGTAGCGCAGCACCTTGAGGTGTTCTTCCGGCGCTTCATCCACAAACTCTTGCAGAGCCGTGCCTACCCCGTACCAGGAAGGCAGCAAAAACCGGGCTTGGGTCCAGCTAAACACCCAGGGAATTGCCCGCAGACTGCCGAGGTCTTTTTTGCCTCCCCGGCGAGACGGACGCGAGCTGATCTGGAGCTGGCTAATTTCCTGAATGGGAGTGACTTGGTGGAAGAAGTTGACCAGATCGGGCTGTTCGTAGATCAGCTGACGGTAGTGGCTGCGGGAGCGAGTGGCCAGCTCCTCCATGGTCTCGTTCCAGGGCTGAATGTCGTCAACGCTGTTGCTCAGCAGGCTGGCCTGAATGACGGCAGTGGTCACCGTCTCCAGGTTGTAGAGAGCCAGGTCAGAGAGGTTGTACTTAGAAGCCAGCACCTCGCCCTGCTCGGTGATTTTAATGCGGCCTTTGATGCTGCGGCCCGGCTGGGCCAAAATCGCCTCGTAGGCGGGGCCGCCGCCGCGCCCTACCGAGCCGCCGCGTCCGTGGAAGATCCGCAGGGAAACGCCGTAGCGATCGGCGGTGGTCTGAAGCGCTTGCTGGGCCTTATGAATTTCCCAGTTGCTGCTGAGAAAGCCGGAGTCTTTGTTGCTGTCGGAGTAGCCCAGCATCACCTCTTGCAGGGGCACCGCCCGAGGGGTGGCCACGCTGCCGGGGCCTTCGTCGGCGGGCTGCTTGGCTTGGCCTTCTAGCAGGTTGCGATACAGCGACAACTGAAACAGCTCCTCCATCACCGCCGGGGCGCGCTGGAGGTCTTCGACGGTCTCAAACAGGGGCACTGGCTGAAGACTGCTCAGCTCAGCGCTGGGGTCGTAGAGACCCGCCTCCTTGGCCAACAGCAGCACCTCTAGCAGGTCGCTGACGGTGTGGCTCATGCTGATTACGTAGCTGCCGCAAATATCGGGGCCAAACTCCTGGTGAAGCTGGCGCACCATGTGCAGAGTAGCGATGGTCTCGCGAGTTTTGGCAGAGAAGGGCAGCTCGCGGGGGGTGAGGGGGCGGCGGGTGGTGAGTTCGCTGACCAGCCAGGCAATTTTGTCGGCCTCGGGCAGCTCGCTATAGGGCTGAGGCAAAACTTGCAGGTACTCGGCGATCTCGTCGAGGGCGTCGGAGTGGCGGGTGCTCTCTTGCCGCAGGTCAAGCTGGGCCAGGTTAAAGCCAAAGATTTCGACTTGGCAGATCAAGGTGTTGAGGTCTTGGCAATTAAGGCCAGTGGCTTCTAAGTTGCGCTGAATCAGCCGCAGCTCGGCCAGAAACTCGTGGCCGTAGCGGTAGATTGGCAAGCCGCTGGAGTCGTTGGAGTGGTCAGCAAAGGGGTCGCTTTGGTAGAGGCGCTGACTGCGATCGCAGGTATTCTTCAGCCGCTGTTTGATGTAGGCCAGCTTGAGGCGGTAGGGCTCTTGACGGTAGCGAATGGCCAGCTCGTCGTAGATGTCAGCCATTTTGACCTGATCTTGCTCCAGCGATTCGAGCAGCTCAGGCAGAACCTCACTCCAGTGCAGGGAGAGGCTGAGCAGTTCGACCAGGCGATCGACGGAGGCCATGTACTTGTTGAGCACCAGGTTGCGCTGGTAGCAGGCAGTCTTCCAAGTAACCTCGGGGGTAACGGAGGGGTTGCCGTCGCGATCGGCCCCTACCCAGGAGCCAAACCGGCAAAAGCGGTGGCGGGGCGGGTCGAGCTCCGGGAAGGTAGTGGCGATCGCCCGCTCAAACCGCTGGTATAGCTGAGGCAGGGCATCAAACAGCACCACGTTGAAGTAGTGCAGGGTGTAGTCAACTTCGTCGAGCACCGAGGGCTTAAACTGGTGCAGCTCGTCGGTGCGCCACCAGAGGCGAATTTCTTCGGTGAGCTGTTCTTTGAGTTCTTCGATCTCCCAAGAAGAGGTCAAGCCCAGGGTTTGGGCGCTCTCTTCGGCCTGATCCATCTGACGCAAAATGCTGGCAATCCGCCGCTGCTTGTCGCGGATCGTGTGGCGCACAATTTCGGTGGGGTGGGCGGTAAACACCAGCCGCACATCGAGCTGATCGATCAGGTTTTGGATTACCTGGGGCGGCACGTTCAACCGCTTGAGGGTGGGGAACAGCCAGTGGAAGGTGCCCGCCTCTTTGCGGCTGCTGGGGGGGTCGGCAATGCTGCGGGTCAGCAGGTCAGCCTGGAAGAGGTTGTTCGACTCGCTGTCGCTGCCGCTATTGCCGAAAATTGACTGACCAATGCGCTGGGCCAGCTCCGAGGTTTCGTAGGCGGCCCGATACTGCTGCTGCTGATCGCGCTGCTCGTAGTGCTGCTCAACGATGTTAATCAGCTGAAAGTAGAGGGCAAAGGCTCGCGAGGCCCGAATGGCGTCTTCAAGATCGAGGGCTTCAACCACATCGACGACGGCTTTAACCCGAGCCTCGGCGGCAGTGGGGGCCTGCCCATCAGGGGAGCACATGCGCCGCAGCTGCTGGAGTAGTTTTAGGAGTTCAGGGCCACAGGCGTGCTCCAGGACGTTTTCCCATAGGTCTTCGACCACGCGCAGCCGGTGGCGCAGCAGCAAATCTTGCCACGAGGACTGATCATCCACCGCTGCGGGCAAGCTAGCCGAGTCAGTCTGAGCTGCGGGCCGGGCATCCCCGGAGGAGTGGAGCGTTGAACTCATGGGTATGACAGCAGAGAGAACGGGGATATCGCAAAGATTCTATAGGATTACCCTGACCGGAAGAAGTTTGTCCAGATGAACAAATTGAAATCGTTACAGCGTTATCAGCGCTTACCAAAGCTGTCAAACCCTTCTCTGGCAAGGGTTTTCGAGAGAGCAAAAACCCTGGCAAAACAGACCTAACTCTCCGATGCGGGGGTTGCGATATCGGGTGCACCTAGCGGCATTTTTAAGTTGGGCAGGCGATCGCCCGCGAAGAGCTGCTCGCTGACTAGACCCAGCTGGGTCAGCCCATCGGCCAGGGCACGGGTCACCAAAATACCGAGCAGCACCGGGGGCACCAGCAGACCCACCGCCACCTCGGCAGACTGACGGTTAACTGGGGCAGAATCAGAACGGCGCGACGAGGTCATAGGATAATCACAAGTTGGGGCACAAATGGGGAAAAAATCTAGGGTCAAAGCCGACTCTGAAAGCGCCGCTAGAGGGGTCTTGGGAAGCGATCGCCCAAGCGTACCGTCGGCGCAATTGATCACTAATATATTAGACAAGGGGCCTTACGCTTGACTAGGCAGCCTTGGCCAGGGCGTCCCTGTCATCTCCCCATTGTTGAACCAGGTTGTTGAGCAGGTAGGATGGGGCAAGTAGGATGGGGTCAATGGCTGAGCACCCCTGGGCTGACCCAGTTTTGAAATTGCCCTAAAAGAAATCGGCTGATTGGCGCTGGAGTTGGTATAAATTAAACCGACTGCGCCACGGCCAGGCGCTGTCTCACAATTCGGGAGTGTGGCCCTAGCCTAGCCGTTACCCTGACCCCCTATGCCTGTGTCTTTATCCAACCCCACCCTTAGCCCCAACTCACCAACAGCCACCGTGTTGGGCTGGCTGAAGCAGGCCATGGGGTTGCCCACGGCGGAGCTGCACATCAAGCTGCGGGGCAACATTCTCCACGTACTCTGCGAGACCCCGGCGGCGCTAGATCAGTCGGCGGTGCTGCTCAAGCTGGTGCGATCGCTGATTGAGGGCGGCGACGACCTGGTGCGCCAGCACTACCCCCAGGTGTATCAGCTTTACGTCTACAGTCGGCTAGAGGGCAACCCCACCCCTGAATGGACGGCCCCCATCTATCTCAACCGGTTAGAGCGCCACCTAGCCCAGCTGGTGCTCGAAAACCAGGACGAGGCCGATATCAAGGCCACCCACTCGCTGCTGGAGAAATATAACCAGGGTCAGTCGGCCCGAGGGGTTGAGGGCGGCAGTGGGGCGATCGTACTGTCGAACCTGAGCCTGGCCCGCAAGGGCGACCCCGAGGCGATCGCCTGGTATCTGAGCGAGACCCTCAGCAGCCTCGACGTTGGGGTGTGGGTCAGCATTAAGGCCATACCCGGCACCGCCCACCTGCACCGGATGGCGATTCCCGTCGGACTGGCGTCGCGCATCGCTGGCGACGATGGCGAAACCACGGCAGACGACCCAGCGGGCACCGACACGACTATCTCTCGGCTGTGGATTCTCTGCGAAGCTACTTATAGTCCCGACCCCTCGCTGATTGCCCACCCCACGGCGGAACGGCTGCGGCAGCTTCAGCTCACCCAGTTTAAGGATGCGGTGCTGCTGCTCCAGGTGCGGGGCGAAACCAAGCCCGACTGGAGCCTGCGCATCGACCTCACCCCGCCCGAGGAAATGCTGCGGGAGTGGGGCCGCTGGGGCGACACTGATGCGATCGCGCGTCTGCTTTCAGCGGCGGTGGCCAGCTGGCATCTGGGCGTCACCGCCGAGCTGACCAACGGCACCCTGCACCTGATCTGCTCACCCCAAAGCGGTGACCACGATACCCAGCAGGCCGAGGGGCTAGCGGCCCAGGAGGCCGTGCTCGAAGCCCTAACAACGCCCCTCAACGACCTCGCTCCCCAAGGCATTCCCCGGGCCGTGATCTACGGCCAAGCCGGGGCCAACGCTACCCCCGCCTGGGTGCAGTACCTCGACCTGCCCGCCGCCGAGCACAGCGCCCTGGCTGACACCCCCGAGTACTTGGGCCAGACCGGCGACCTGCCCGCGATCGCCTTCCTGCTCACCCGGCTGCTCAATCCCAGCCTCGACGACCGCCTGGCCACGGGCGGCCAGCGGGTGCAGCTGCTGCGCCGCGATGGGCTGCTGCACGTCATGGTCGACGGCCCGGTGGCCCCTCGCCGCCGTTTGGTGGCCCCACCCATCAACGACTACTTGCACTCCCTCAGCCCCATGGGCATCGAGGGAGTGCGGATTTATGGGCGGCGA encodes:
- a CDS encoding helicase HerA domain-containing protein, which produces MGMSQPLGSVIQGSLSQGLEVRLHPDISVEDMRVGKFLVVQGQRSQFFCMLTDVTLGTGSQRILAHPPEPSNLFLQEVLAGTGTYGTINLTPMLMFTQQEGEGVGSKGKAKKKGVDSSYGSMEVQSSADVELLPVKTIPAHFSQVYDASDRDFRIIFGWEDDPHRRNFAIGQPIDMEVPVCLDLDRFVERSNGIFGKSGTGKSFLTRLLLAGIIQRQAAVNLIFDMHSEYGWEAVSEGKQFSTVKGLRQLFPGQVQMFTLDPEATQRRGVRDAQELYISFDQIDVEDLNLVRGELNLSEASLENAIILRNEFGKAWINRLLTMTNEEIQEFCETKMGSKSSIMALQRKLTRLADIKYMKAASGTNYITQILAAIDEGKHVVVEFGSQSNMLAYMLATNVIARRIHASYVKKADRFLQTKNVVDRPRQLMITIEEAHRFLDPATARQTIFGTIAREMRKYFVTLLVVDQRPSGIDNEVMSQIGTRITALLNDEKDIDAIFTGVSGGQSLRSVLAKLDSKQQALVLGHAVPMPVVVRTRPYDSTFYTQVGATAWEELPDEVVFKASEMARADLGF
- the ppc gene encoding phosphoenolpyruvate carboxylase, producing MSSTLHSSGDARPAAQTDSASLPAAVDDQSSWQDLLLRHRLRVVEDLWENVLEHACGPELLKLLQQLRRMCSPDGQAPTAAEARVKAVVDVVEALDLEDAIRASRAFALYFQLINIVEQHYEQRDQQQQYRAAYETSELAQRIGQSIFGNSGSDSESNNLFQADLLTRSIADPPSSRKEAGTFHWLFPTLKRLNVPPQVIQNLIDQLDVRLVFTAHPTEIVRHTIRDKQRRIASILRQMDQAEESAQTLGLTSSWEIEELKEQLTEEIRLWWRTDELHQFKPSVLDEVDYTLHYFNVVLFDALPQLYQRFERAIATTFPELDPPRHRFCRFGSWVGADRDGNPSVTPEVTWKTACYQRNLVLNKYMASVDRLVELLSLSLHWSEVLPELLESLEQDQVKMADIYDELAIRYRQEPYRLKLAYIKQRLKNTCDRSQRLYQSDPFADHSNDSSGLPIYRYGHEFLAELRLIQRNLEATGLNCQDLNTLICQVEIFGFNLAQLDLRQESTRHSDALDEIAEYLQVLPQPYSELPEADKIAWLVSELTTRRPLTPRELPFSAKTRETIATLHMVRQLHQEFGPDICGSYVISMSHTVSDLLEVLLLAKEAGLYDPSAELSSLQPVPLFETVEDLQRAPAVMEELFQLSLYRNLLEGQAKQPADEGPGSVATPRAVPLQEVMLGYSDSNKDSGFLSSNWEIHKAQQALQTTADRYGVSLRIFHGRGGSVGRGGGPAYEAILAQPGRSIKGRIKITEQGEVLASKYNLSDLALYNLETVTTAVIQASLLSNSVDDIQPWNETMEELATRSRSHYRQLIYEQPDLVNFFHQVTPIQEISQLQISSRPSRRGGKKDLGSLRAIPWVFSWTQARFLLPSWYGVGTALQEFVDEAPEEHLKVLRYFYSKWPFFKMVISKVEMTLAKVDLQIAEHYVRELTTPEDKERFLDLFSTISQEFYLTRDMVLRITDCERLLDGDPDLQRSVYLRNGTIVPLGFLQVALLKRLRQYKDQAATGVIRSRYSQGELLRGALLTINGIAAGMRNTG